A region of Diospyros lotus cultivar Yz01 chromosome 3, ASM1463336v1, whole genome shotgun sequence DNA encodes the following proteins:
- the LOC127796504 gene encoding pleiotropic drug resistance protein 2-like codes for MAVTALAGDDLARSMSRRMSLSSASKRGWASASVREAFTSSGGDIFQRSGRENDEEELKWAAIERLPTYDRLRKGILKQVLDNGRIFHAEVDVANLGVQDRKSLIESVMKVVEDDNESFLQRLRDRTDRVGIEIPKIEVRYEHLSIEGDAYVGTRALPTLVNATVNMIEGILGSLKLFPSKKRVVKILQDVSGNVKPSRMTLLLGPPASGKTTLLKALAGKTDKDLTVSGKISYCGREMNEFFPQRTSAYISQHDLHHGELTVRETMDFSGRCLGVGTRYELLAELLRREKDSGIKPDPEIDAFMKATAVAGQESSLVTDYVLKILGLDICADIMVGDEMTRGISGGQKKRVTTGEMLVGPAKVFFMDEISTGLDSSTTFQIVRCMRQMVHIMDVTMIISLLQPAPETYDLFDDIILLSEGQIVYQGRRENVLEFFESVGFKCPERKGVADFLQEVTSRKDQEQYWFRKGKAYRYISVPEFVQHFNSFHVGQKLSDELGSPYDRSKAHPAALVTDKYGISNKDLFKACLAREWLLMKRNSFIYIFKTTQITITAIIAFTVFFRTQMKHGQLDDGTKYFGALFFSLTNVMFNGMAELAMTIFRLPVFFKQRDSLFYPAWAFGLPICLLRIPISIMESAIWIILTYYTIGFAPSPTRFFRQFLAFFGVHQMALCLFRFVAVIGRTQIVAQTISTFATLIIFVLGGFIVSKDDLAPWMKWAYYASPMMYGQNAIALVEFLDKRWSTPNTNPRFTESTVGKVLLRTRGMFMDDYWYWICVAALFGFAVLFSVLFVVALTYLKPAGDSKHSIVDEEDKSKKKNQPLSNMKGIPDRSSVSTAPLNAGIDMAVRSTPEQTTENVISKRGMVLPFQPLSLAFDHVNYNVDMPAEMKSQGIEETRLQLLRDVSGAFRPGVLTALVGVSGAGKTTLMDVLAGRKTGGYIEGNISISGYPKNQETFARVSGYCEQSDIHSPNVTVYESLLYSAWLRLAKDVNKETRKMFVEEVMDLVELIPLRDSLVGLPGVNGLSTEQRKRLTIAVELVANPSIIFMDEPTSGLDARAAAIVMRTVRNTVDTGRTVVCTIHQPSIDIFEAFDELFLMKRGGQVIYAGPLGCHSNLLIEYFESIPGVPKIKDGYNPATWMLEVSSSAVESKLDVDFAEEYANSDLYRMNEKLIKELSSPAPGSQDLFFPTKYSQSFITQCKACFWKQNWSYWRNPQYNAIRFFVTIGIGVLFGVIFWNKGGQIHKEQDLMNLLGAIYAAVFFLGATNTCTVQPVVAIERTVFYRERAAGMYSAMPYAFAQVAIETIYTAIQTLLYTLLLYSMIGFYWQFDKFLWFYYYITMCFIYMTLYGMMVVALTPNVQIASIAMSFFLSFWNLFSGFLLPRTLIPVWWRWYYWASPIAWTIYGLLTSQLGDRPDHIVIPERIDPIQVKDYFKEFLGFDYDFLGAVAAAHVAWALIFFFVFVYAIRVLNFQRR; via the exons ATGGCGGTGACAGCACTGGCAGGTGATGACTTGGCAAGGTCGATGAGCAGGAGGATGAGTCTTTCGTCAGCCAGCAAGAGAGGTTGGGCCTCAGCAAGTGTTCGTGAGGCATTTACTTCATCTGGAGGGGACATTTTCCAGAGGAGTGGGAGAGAAAATGACGAGGAAGAGCTGAAGTGGGCAGCAATTGAGCGTCTTCCGACCTATGATCGGCTGAGGAAGGGAATTCTGAAGCAAGTTCTGGACAATGGGAGGATTTTCCATGCAGAGGTTGATGTTGCCAATCTTGGAGTGCAAGACAGGAAGAGTCTCATAGAGAGTGTAATGAAAGTTGTTGAAGATGATAATGAGAGCTTTCTTCAGCGGCTTCGAGATCGTACTGATAG GGTTGGAATTGAAATCCCCAAGATTGAAGTCCGTTACGAGCACTTGTCGATTGAAGGAGATGCATATGTTGGAACCAGAGCACTTCCCACTCTGGTGAATGCTACAGTGAATATGATAGAG GGAATTCTTGGTTCTTTGAAACTTTTCCCTTCTAAGAAAAGGGTTGTCAAGATACTCCAAGATGTGAGTGGAAACGTCAAACCATCAag AATGACGCTTCTTCTTGGACCTCCGGCTTCTGGGAAAACGACATTGCTGAAGGCACTTGCTGGAAAGACTGACAAGGATTTAACG GTATCAGGAAAGATCTCTTACTGTGGTCGAGAAATGAATGAATTCTTTCCTCAGAGGACATCTGCTTATATTAGCCAGCATGATCTTCATCACGGCGAGCTCACTGTGAGAGAGACGATGGATTTCTCTGGGCGCTGCTTGGGAGTTGGGACCAGATATGAACTTCTAGCAGAGCTGCTGAGACGAGAAAAAGATTCTGGTATCAAACCAGATCCTGAGATAGATGCATTCATGAAAGCCACGGCAGTGGCTGGCCAAGAATCTAGTTTGGTAACAGACTATGTTCTCAAG ATACTTGGATTAGATATCTGTGCCGATATTATGGTGGGTGATGAGATGACAAGGGGCATCTCTGGCGGCCAAAAGAAACGAGTCACAACTG GTGAAATGTTGGTTGGTCCGGCAAAAGTTTTCTTCATGGATGAAATTTCAACTGGCCTTGACAGTTCAACCACTTTTCAGATAGTAAGATGTATGAGGCAGATGGTTCATATCATGGATGTGACAATGATAATCTCTCTTCTGCAACCTGCCCCGGAAACCTACGATCTTTTTGATGATATTATCTTGCTGTCTGAGGGCCAAATTGTCTACCAGGGTCGAAGGGAGAATGTTCTTGAATTCTTCGAAAGTGTGGGATTCAAATGCCCCGAACGCAAAGGAGTTGCAGATTTTCTGCAGGAGGTCACTTCTAGAAAGGACCAGGAGCAGTACTGGTTCAGAAAGGGCAAAGCTTATCGATACATTTCAGTACCCGAGTTTGTGCAGCACTTCAACTCCTTCCACGTTGGGCAGAAGCTTTCTGATGAGCTTGGATCTCCTTATGACAGAAGTAAAGCCCATCCAGCTGCATTGGTGACTGACAAGTATGGTATTTCCAACAAGGATCTCTTCAAGGCTTGCTTGGCAAGGGAATGGTTGTTGATGAAACGCAACTCGTTTATATACATTTTCAAGACAACCCAGATTACAATCACTGCGATAATTGCCTTCACAGTCTTCTTTAGAACGCAGATGAAGCATGGGCAGCTAGACGATGGAACTAAATACTTTGGTGCACTCTTTTTCAGTCTCACTAACGTGATGTTCAATGGGATGGCTGAGCTTGCAATGACTATCTTTAGGCTTCCTGTGTTCTTTAAACAGAGAGATTCTTTGTTTTACCCTGCTTGGGCATTTGGCTTACCAATTTGTTTACTGAGGATCCCCATCTCAATTATGGAGTCAGCCATATGGATCATACTCACATACTATACGATCGGGTTTGCGCCTAGTCCCACTAG GTTCTTCCGCCAATTCTTGGCATTCTTTGGTGTACATCAGATGGCTTTGTGCCTCTTCCGGTTCGTTGCAGTAATTGGAAGAACCCAAATTGTCGCACAGACAATTAGTACGTTTGCCACACTTATAATCTTTGTCCTGGGTGGATTCATAGTATCCAAAG ATGATCTTGCACCATGGATGAAATGGGCCTACTATGCATCTCCCATGATGTATGGTCAAAATGCCATAGCCCTTGTAGAATTTCTTGATAAAAGATGGAGCACG CCTAATACCAACCCAAGATTCACTGAATCAACAGTTGGGAAGGTTCTTCTTAGAACCAGGGGGATGTTCATGGATGACTATTGGTATTGGATCTGTGTTGCTGCGCTCTTTGGATTTGCCGTGCTCTTCAGTGTCCTCTTTGTTGTGGCACTCACATATTTGAAAC CTGCAGGAGATTCTAAACACTCTATTGTGGACGAGGAAGATaaaagcaagaagaagaatcaGCCACTTTCCAACATGAAGGGTATCCCGGATAGGAGTTCTGTCTCTACAGCCCCATTGAATGCAG GGATTGATATGGCCGTGAGGAGCACTCCAGAGCAAACTACAGAGAATGTAATCAGTAAGCGAGGAATGGTTCTGCCCTTCCAACCCTTGTCACTTGCATTTGATCACGTGAACTACAACGTCGATATGCCTGCT GAAATGAAGAGCCAAGGAATTGAGGAGACTCGTCTCCAGCTATTGCGAGATGTCAGTGGTGCTTTCAGGCCGGGTGTTCTAACGGCACTAGTCGGGGTCAGTGGTGCTGGGAAGACCACCTTGATGGATGTGCTAGCAGGAAGGAAAACCGGCGGCTATATAGAGGGAAATATCAGCATTTCTGGTTACCCGAAAAACCAAGAAACGTTTGCCCGAGTCAGTGGATATTGTGAACAGAGTGACATCCATTCTCCAAACGTGACCGTATATGAATCTCTCTTGTACTCTGCTTGGCTCCGTCTTGCCAAGGATGTGAACAAAGAAACTCGAAAG ATGTTTGTTGAGGAAGTGATGGATTTGGTTGAGCTGATCCCCTTGAGGGATTCTCTAGTTGGCCTCCCAGGAGTGAATGGTCTTTCAACCGAACAAAGAAAGAGGCTCACTATAGCCGTAGAATTGGTGGCAAATCCTTCTATCATCTTTATGGATGAACCAACATCAGGTCTTGATGCTAGAGCTGCTGCAATTGTGATGCGAACTGTCAGGAACACGGTGGACACTGGCCGAACTGTTGTCTGCACGATTCACCAACCAAGCATAGACATTTTTGAAGCTTTTGATGAG CTATTTTTGATGAAGAGAGGAGGTCAAGTCATTTATGCTGGACCTCTTGGTTGCCATTCAAACCTACTGATAGAATACTTTGAA TCTATTCCGGGGGTTCCGAAGATCAAAGATGGTTACAATCCTGCCACATGGATGCTGGAGGTTAGCTCTTCTGCAGTTGAGAGTAAGCTTGATGTGGACTTTGCAGAAGAATACGCCAACTCTGATCTATATAG GATGAACGAAAAACTTATCAAAGAGCTCAGCTCTCCTGCCCCGGGTTCCCAAGACCTGTTCTTCCCCACCAAATATTCTCAGTCTTTCATCACTCAATGCAAGGCTTGCTTCTGGAAACAGAACTGGTCCTACTGGAGGAACCCTCAATACAATGCCATCAGATTTTTCGTTACGATAGGCATTGGCGTGCTGTTTGGAGTCATTTTCTGGAATAAAGGCGGCCAAAT TCACAAGGAACAGGATCTAATGAATTTGCTGGGAGCAATATATGCTGCTGTTTTCTTCCTCGGGGCCACGAACACCTGTACGGTGCAGCCTGTTGTGGCCATTGAGAGAACAGTCTTCTACAGGGAAAGAGCAGCGGGGATGTATTCGGCGATGCCATATGCATTTGCTCAG GTGGCTATTGAGACCATCTACACCGCGATCCAAACTCTTCTCTACACACTCCTCCTCTACTCAATGATCGGGTTCTACTGGCAATTCGACAAGTTCTTGTGGTTCTACTACTACATCACTATGTGCTTCATCTACATGACATTGTATGGAATGATGGTTGTGGCTCTCACTCCCAACGTTCAGATCGCGTCCATTGCCATGTCCTTCTTCCTCAGCTTTTGGAACCTTTTCTCCGGCTTCCTCCTTCCCAGGACG CTGATTCCCGTGTGGTGGAGATGGTACTACTGGGCATCTCCAATAGCATGGACCATCTATGGCCTTCTGACATCTCAGCTGGGGGACAGACCGGATCATATCGTCATCCCCGAAAGGATCGACCCAATTCAAGTGAAGGATTACTTCAAGGAGTTCCTTGGATTCGATTATGACTTCCTTGGAGCTGTTGCAGCAGCTCATGTTGCCTGGGcactcatcttcttctttgtctttgtGTATGCCATTAGGGTCCTTAACTTCCAGAGGAGATGA
- the LOC127797008 gene encoding beta-D-glucosyl crocetin beta-1,6-glucosyltransferase-like produces MEFEQRKTTVLMFPWLAHGHISPFLELAKTLSRRNFMVYLCSTRDNLGCIRRRISDSHVSSCIQLIELHVPALPGLPPNCHTTKNLPPHLMPTLKKAFDQSVKGFSDLLKALKPDLLLYDTIQPWAPSVASRLGIPAVAFVSTSATMTSLMLHRHRDSGKEFPFPKIHLHDFEDEKLDHLLQSSENYYNQKNRFVECLEQSSGIILIKSSRKIEGKYIDYLSVLSEKKIVPVGPLVLQPSANEPHRSSILQWLDKREHSSTVFVSFGSEYFLTIAEMEEMAHGLELSGVNFIWVIRFPAGVKSRVEEALPQGFLEKVSGRGLVVENWAPQVQILEHPNTGGFVSHCGWSSMMEGIHYGVPIIAIPMHLDQPVNARLLQDVGAGVEVKRDENGSLFREEIARVVKEVVEKETGEAVKKKQIELGDAIRMEEQEVVDGLVDELLQLCLKNNKNMMMMMKQKKKTKKDTDPWFDALYFGDWWHYLTNIFTFHRKEQQDGLNMEIEVEMRSS; encoded by the exons ATGGAGTTTGAGCAGAGAAAGACAACTGTTTTGATGTTTCCATGGCTGGCTCACGGCCACATCTCGCCATTTCTGGAGCTTGCCAAGACCCTTTCCAGAAGAAACTTCATGGTTTACTTGTGTTCAACTCGCGACAATCTCGGGTGCATCCGGAGAAGAATCTCAGACAGCCATGTCTCAAGCTGTATCCAGCTGATAGAGCTCCATGTTCCAGCCCTTCCTGGCTTGCCTCCCAACTGCCACACTACCAAGAATCTCCCTCCCCATCTCATGCCCACTCTCAAGAAGGCCTTCGACCAGTCGGTAAAAGGCTTCTCCGACTTATTGAAAGCCCTCAAACCGGACCTCCTCCTCTACGACACCATTCAGCCCTGGGCGCCGTCCGTCGCTTCTCGGCTCGGTATCCCCGCCGTTGCTTTTGTGAGCACCAGCGCGACGATGACATCCCTAATGCTTCACCGTCACAGGGATTCAG GGAAAGAATTCCCATTTCCAAAGATACATCTCCATGATTTTGAGGACGAGAAGCTTGATCATTTGCTGCAATCTTCGGAGAATTACTACAACCAGAAGAACCGATTCGTGGAGTGCCTGGAACAGTCGTCCGGGATAATCTTGATCAAGAGTTCCAGAAAGATTGAAGGGAAGTACATCGACTATCTGTCCGTTCTATCTGAGAAGAAGATTGTTCCTGTTGGTCCACTGGTTCTTCAACCCTCTGCCAACGAGCCGCATCGATCCAGCATCCTGCAATGGCTTGATAAGAGAGAACACAGCTCCACAGTGTTTGTTTCCTTCGGAAGCGAGTACTTTCTGACAATAGCGGAGATGGAAGAGATGGCCCATGGATTAGAGCTCAGTGGAGTGAACTTCATATGGGTAATTAGGTTTCCGGCGGGGGTGAAAAGTAGGGTTGAAGAAGCCCTGCCACAAGGGTTTTTGGAGAAAGTTTCAGGAAGAGGCCTGGTTGTCGAAAACTGGGCTCCCCAAGTTCAGATCTTGGAGCATCCCAACACAGGAGGGTTTGTGAGCCACTGTGGATGGAGCTCGATGATGGAGGGCATCCACTATGGCGTCCCGATCATCGCCATTCCCATGCACCTCGACCAGCCCGTGAACGCCCGGCTGTTGCAGGACGTCGGCGCCGGCGTCGAGGTGAAGAGAGATGAAAATGGAAGTCTTTTTAGGGAGGAGATAGCAAGAGTGGTCAAGGAGGTGGTGGAGAAGGAAACCGGCGAGGctgtgaagaagaagcagaTAGAACTGGGAGATGCCATTAGAATGGAAGAACAGGAGGTGGTGGATGGATTGGTGGATGAATTGTTGCAGCTTTGCTTGAAGAACAATAAgaacatgatgatgatgatgaagcagaagaagaagacgaagaaggaCACAGATCCATGGTTTGATGCATTGTATTTTGGGGATTGGTGGCATTACCTCACCAATATCTTCACCTTTCATCGGAAGGAACAACAGGATGGTTTGAATATGGAGATTGAAGTTGAGATGAGATCATCGTGA